The genomic region GTGGTACAGAGGGGCATGAAGGTGTTCATTAATGCGACCTATGGCGTCTTCGGTGCGGAGACCTTCCCCTTGTACGCCCCAGCAGTTGCAGAGAGCGTTACAGCCCTAGGTAGGTACGTAATCACGTCCACCAAGGAAATGGCTAACAAGCTTGGGCTGAAGGTTGTGTACGGGGATACGGACTCGCTCTTCATTCACCAGCCTGATAAGAAGAAGCTGGAGGAACTGGTGGAGTGGACCAGGCAGAACTTCGGGCTTGATCTAGAGGTGGACAAAACTTACAGGTTCATTGCCTTCTCCGGTCTTAAGAAGAACTACTTCGGTGTGTTCAAGGATTCCAAGGTTGACATAAAGGGCATGTTGGCAAAGAAGAGGAACACCCCAGAGTTTCTGAAGCAGGCCTTCAATGAGGCTAAGGAGAGGCTAGCGAAGGTTCAGAACCAGGAGGAGCTCGAAAAGGCAATTCAAGACTTAACGGCGCAGGTTAAGGAGGTGTACAGGAAGCTTAAGATGAAGGAATATAACTTGGATGAGCTCGCCTTCAGGGTCATGTTATCCAGGGACGTGAAGTCCTATGAGAAGAACACCCCACAGCACGTTAAGGCTGCGGCACAGCTGGCGGAGATGAACGTACAAGTGATGTCAAGGGATATAATTAGCTTCGTAAAGGTAAAGACTAAGGAGGGAGTTAAACCTGTCCAGCTAGCTAAGCTTTCAGAGATTGATGTGGATAAATACTATGAGAGCGTGAGAAGTACCTTCGAACAGTTATTGAAAAGCTTCAATGTGAGCTGGGATAGAATAGAGTCCACGACATCAATCGACTCGTTCTTCAAGACTTAGAGAGGCGTGGATTTTCAGGGGAAGCTAAGGTTTCCTAGCAACTAAAGCTAAAAACTACTCCTCTAAGTCCTCGTCCTCTTCCTCTATCTCTTCTTCCTTCTCGGCTTCCTCTGAAGTAACCTGAGCAGCGTAATCCGTTAATTCCTTTTTGAGCTCCTCATTTAGATAGTAGGAGATGACGTAAACCTTCTTGTCCTGGAAGTTCTCTTCCTTCCACTGGTTCTCAAAGCTAATGATGAAGATTGGTAACTTGACTATTGCAGACGTCTTATCCTTTCCTGTAAGGAAGTTCTTCATCTTCTCGTACATATCAGGCTTAAGGGGTAGAGGTATCCTAGCCTCCTGCGAGTCCCTCATTATGATGAAGTCTGAGGTAAGCTCGTTCCACTCCTTTAGTGCCTTCTCTGCAGTCTTCCTAACGACATCACCTATTTCCCCTTCCTCAAGGGCATCAGAGGTTACCTTTCCTGACTCACTCTTAAGCACAACAATCTTCATTGATGCTCACCAATAACGTAAAGGTAAACTAGATGGTGCATGTTCCCGTCCTCAACCTTAATTACTTCCTTGGGCTTCCAGCCCTTCATTTCGAACTCGTGGGAAACCACCCTGGTCCCAGGTTTAAGTTCCTTCTCAAACTTCGGCTTTAGAAGCTCGTTAGCGTTGGTCAACAGGAAGAGAGTAACCACAGTGGCATCAGATACGTTCTCGTCAAGAAAGTTGTTCTTCCTGAGTTCAATCTTGTCCCTAACTCCGTTCTGTATGGCGTTCTGTTCTGCCTCCTTAAGCCTTTCATCGCTTAGGTCAACGCCCACAGCTTTCTTAGCCCCAAAATTCTTCACTGCAGCAATTATTATCCTTCCGTCACCGCATCCTAGGTCATAAACAATGTCCTCTGGTCCTACCTTTGCAACCTCCAGCATTTTCAGCACTACCTTTTCAGGGGTCGGCACAAATGGAACGTGTGGAACTTCCCTATGTGGTGTGCTCAATTATCTCACTAGTGTAATCTTCATGAGACGAGATTTTTAATTTTGTTAATCGCTTCCTGCCTTCCGGCCTCGGGGTCTGGCTTTATGTCCTTGCCTATGGGCATCTGGGTAAGGATTGGGTAAATTCTTCCGTCCTCTAACTGAACCAAGAGCTGAGGTAACCAACTCATTCCGAACTCATCCTTTTCACCGTAGTCTGAGAGGAAGGCGTAGTCCTCCAGCTTGGTCTCTAGTTCAAGGTTGAACTCCTTGGCAATGGACTCAGCTATGCTTAGAAATCCCTTGTGATTGGGGTGGGACTCGGAAGTCACGAGGATCAGTTTTTTAGCTTTCATTGTGACCAAGTCTCAACGTATTCCACAGCTTAAAACGGTAGTGGTACCATGATTACAAATCTAAGGAGCGCCTCCAAGAAGGTTTTGAGGCCAATGGCATCTGCCCTGGTGAAGGCAGGTTTCACGGGAAATCAAGTCACTGCTTTGGGGTTGGTCATGTCCCTAGTATACTTGGGAGTAATCTATTTCACTAGGAATCCCCTGCTCGGACTGTTGACCCTGGCAATATCCTCCCTTTTAGATGCATTGGATGGGGAAGTTGCCAGGATGAGGGGTCTTGCAGGACCTAAGGGTAGCTTTCTTGACTCCTCCTTTGACCGGCTTGAGGATACCCTTTTCATTGGGTCTCTGGTCCTGCTGGGGTTTCCTCCACTGTTGACCGCAATACTTGTTGGGATTTCCCTATCAATCTCCTACTTGAGGGCTAAGGCAGAGTCCCTTGGAATAAAGGCAGAGGGTAAGGGACTCATTGAGAGGGGGGAGAGGTTAATCCTGGTGGGGCTAATACTCCTCTTCCTTCCTTTCCTTCCACTGATCTCCACCGTGATCTTCTACGGGCTGTT from Metallosphaera sedula DSM 5348 harbors:
- a CDS encoding DUF2286 domain-containing protein — protein: MKIVVLKSESGKVTSDALEEGEIGDVVRKTAEKALKEWNELTSDFIIMRDSQEARIPLPLKPDMYEKMKNFLTGKDKTSAIVKLPIFIISFENQWKEENFQDKKVYVISYYLNEELKKELTDYAAQVTSEEAEKEEEIEEEDEDLEE
- a CDS encoding protein-lysine N-methyltransferase; amino-acid sequence: MLEVAKVGPEDIVYDLGCGDGRIIIAAVKNFGAKKAVGVDLSDERLKEAEQNAIQNGVRDKIELRKNNFLDENVSDATVVTLFLLTNANELLKPKFEKELKPGTRVVSHEFEMKGWKPKEVIKVEDGNMHHLVYLYVIGEHQ
- the pgsA gene encoding archaetidylinositol phosphate synthase, with translation MITNLRSASKKVLRPMASALVKAGFTGNQVTALGLVMSLVYLGVIYFTRNPLLGLLTLAISSLLDALDGEVARMRGLAGPKGSFLDSSFDRLEDTLFIGSLVLLGFPPLLTAILVGISLSISYLRAKAESLGIKAEGKGLIERGERLILVGLILLFLPFLPLISTVIFYGLFVASIITLGQRFHLVMSALP